The sequence TATCGGATATCGCCCCCGCATCGGAGCCTGCATCAGGGCCAGTGAGGGCAAAGCAGGGAACCTCTTCACCGCTTGCCAGGCGTGGTAGATAGTGGTCTTTCTGCTCTTCAGTTCCGTAGGCCAGCAGCAGTTCTGCAGGGCCAAGTGAGTTGGGTACCATCACAGTCACCGCAGCAGTAACACTACGGCTGGCTATCTTCTGAATCACACAGGCATGTGCATAGGCTGAGAACTCCAGACCACCGTAGGATTTCGGAATGATCATCGCGAAGAAACCTTTGCCCCGGATATAGTTCCACACCTCTGGCGGCAGGTCGCGCAGTTCATGGTTAATCTGCCAGTCATCAAGCATGGAACAGAGCTCATTTACAGGCCCATCGAGAAAAGCCCGCTCCTCCTCACTGAGTTCCGGCTTCGGTGTTTTAAGCAGAATGTCCCAACTGGGATTACCCTGAAAAAGCTGTGCGTCCCACCAGACTGTTCCAGCTTCGACAGCATCACGCTCAGTCTGTGACATCGGTGGCAGTGCCCTGCGAATATATTCGAGAATCGGACTGCTTACCCTTTTTCTTCGGTTGTCATCAAGTCCAAGGGCCAGAAAAGTGACACCAATCAGAAACAGGAAAAGCGCCCCGATGGTAAAATCCATACCTGCGCCAATCAGCAGAAAGTCGACAATGACAAGCAGAGCCAGCCAGATATGCAGGGAAAGTTTTGTGTGCACCAGAAGGAGAAGAACACCGAAGAACAGGGCCAAAAGCAGTATCCAGAACATACTAACCTCCTAGGGGTTATCAAATGGAATCAAAGCATTTGATTCTAGTATAGCCGTGAATCTTTCATTCCCCCAATAAAAAGGGGGGGGCCCAGAGGCCCCCCTTCCAAGCTGGTTATGAAACAAATTAGAAACTGTGATTGATCGATGCCATAAGAATATGGGCATTTCCTTTATAGGTGCCGTTTTTCAAAGCATTTGTTCCGCCAGTTGACTGTGTCTGCTCTCTCTTGTTGATATGAACATAGGCGTAAGCGAGATCAAGTGTTGTATCAGGTGTGAAGTCGTAGCCATGGCCGATCGATACAATATGACGGTCATTTCCTGGAATGGAAGGTGAGAAATCAACATCCTTGATCGGTGTAGGTGAAAAGATGTAGCCAAAACGGGCGCGCATATTGGGCAGGTACTTCCATTCCGCACCCACCCTGAGATCGACGGTTGCCTTCCAGTTTTCAGGAATCGTATTCACATTGGTTCCGCCAGTCAGAACAGTCGACAATGTAGAAGGAGTATACTGGATACGAATCTCTTTAAACGTCTTCCAGTTCACCCAATCGGCATCAAAACTCAACGTCCACTGTTCGTTCGGCATGAAGGCAAAACCAACATTCACCTGATCAGGAAGGGTAAGGGAGGTGTTACCTGTAGTCGTTGCACCAACCAGCAATGGACCAATAACAGGAACAGCAGCCAGAGCAGGCCCGCCAGTAATTAATCCATTTTTAATATCAACCTTGATCCTGCTGCGGTAAGTAACGCCGAAGTTGAAACCGTCACCTTTATAGAAGATGGATGCATTGCCACCCCAACCATCGCCTTTGCCGCTCAGAAGCTGTGCAGTATTATTCAAATCTACTTTATTTACATAGGCGTAATCTACGCCTGCTGCAAAAGAGAGTCTGTCCGATGCCTTGAAAATAACACTCGGATTGACCATCACCATATTGATTCGTGAAAAGGTATTCTTGCTCGAAAAAACGGCTGTAGAGGGCCAACTTGTCTCCAGTCCAAATGGGGAGTTAATACTCAGGGAGGCTCCAAGGCTCGACCCCTCATCCCAGTAGGTGAAGTAGGCATGAGGAACAAAGAATGTCCCATTCTTTGCTTTCGTTGCCGCGGGATGTAACGGATTGGATGTATTGGTGGTAAAGTCATTGCTGGTAAGGATCACATTACTGCCAAGCATCAACTGTTTTCCCGTTGTGAACGCTACACCTGCCGGGTTATGCCATGCTGCAGATGCATCATCCGCCACGGCTGTAAATGCACTGGCCATACCTGTTGCCCGGGAAGACATCTCGCCAACCATATAACCACCAGCCTGAGCAGTTGAGATGCCGGCAAACAGCATCGAAACCAATAGTATATTTCGCTTCATGAACACTCCCTCCTCCTAGAAATCGTGTAAGTGCATAGAGGATAGACACTATTTCTATGGCTTGCAAACCGGATCTCGAGGGAGCGTCAAAATTCCATCAATAGTCTGACCAGTCGCCTGACCGTACTGGAAAATAGTTTGTCGCTGTAAAAACTTCCGGCAATACGTTTGTTGGCTTCGGCAAGGGTTGGATAAGGAGCAATCATCGAAGCCATAGCCCCGACCTTCATCTTCTGGCTTATCGCCAGCACCCAAGGCTGAATCAACTCACCGGCATGAGGGCCGACAATACTTGCACCAAGTATCAACCCTTTCGGTGTTGTGATCACCTTGATCATCCCTTCGGTGCGCCTTTCCGCCTGCGCACGATCATTTTCGGAAAAACTCCAGCGAAGCACGCGAACTACCTTTCCTTCCTTGGTCGCATCGGCCTCACTCACACCTACGTGAGCCAACTCAGGATCACTGTAGGTCACCCAGGGAACCGCTGAGTAATCCACCTTGGCCGGCAACTTGAACAGCATGTTGCGAAGCACAACACCTGCCTGATAAGACGCCATGTGGGTAAACTGATAAGGACCTGCAACATCGCCGATAGCAAACACCCGTCTGTTGCTCGTCCGTAGACGCGCATCTACTTCAACACCATGAGGCGTGTATGAAATGGCTGCAGCTTCAAGGTTCAGCCCGTTAACATTTGCCCGGCGGCCCGTAGCTATCAACAGATGAGAACCAGTAGCGCACTGCGCTCCCGCATCGGTTTCACAGTGAATAGCGACCTGACCCTCCTGGGTTCTGCCGAGCTTCAGGTTGCGCCCACCCTCATAAAATAGCACGCCTTCTTCACTGAGCCTGTCAATCACGACCCGGGCCAACTCTGGATCATCTTTCACCAGCAGTCTCGCCATCTCCACAACTGTGACTTTAGCACCCAGACGACGAAATGCCTGGGCCATCTCAATCCCTATGGGGCCACCACCAACTACAATCAGATGCTCAACAGCATCCCTGTTTTCGAAGATGTTTTCATTGGTGAAGTAAGAGACCTGATCCAACCCATCGATTGGAGGCACAAACGGTGAAGAGCCGGTTGCCAGTACAAAGTATTTCGCACGAATCAACTGATCGCCCGCACGCACAGTCTGCTCATCTTCAAATGAGGCCGTCGCACGAATCACGTTGACCCCCAACCCTTCAAAGCGCTCCTGCGAATCATTCGGAGCAATTGCGTCGATCACCTCATGGAGGTGACGATGGACATCCTGCCAGTCTGTAGAAGGCTCACCCGCCTTCAGACCAAACTGACCGGCTTCACGAATAGTCTGCGCCGCATGCGCAGCGGCAAGTAGTGCCTTGGAAGGAACACAGCCTGTGTTCAGGCAATCTCCCCCCATCTCACCCTTCTCGATGAGCACGACATTTGCCCCCATTTGGGATGCGCCGGCGGCAACACTCAGGCCACCGGAACCGGCTCCAATGACACAGATATCAACCTTGATTAGATCCATTACTGAATCTCCTCAATTGCCGGCTTACGAAAATGTTTATAGATAACTGGAGTCAGACTCAACAGTGCCAATCCAAGCAGGGCGCCCACAACCTCCGGTGTCATCACACCTCGCATCGTGATCCCCTCCCCCCGGTCAAGCACACTTCCGAGCCCCGATCCGGCCAGCGCATAGACAAATGTCGCTGGTATGATGCCGAAGAAGGTAGCAATGAAATAAACTCGCAGTGGCACACCAAGAAAGGCCGGAACGAGATTGACCAGAAAAAACGGGAAGATCGGAACCAGCCTTAAGACAAACATATAGCTCAATGCATTCTCTGCAAAACCCGCCTGCATTTTTTTTACGCTTTGGCCTGCTCTGGCCAGCAGATAATCACCAATCGAGGTTTTGGCGACCAGAAAAAGTGCCACCGCCCCAATCGTCGCTCCGGTCACTGAATACAGACCTCCGGGAAGTGCTCCAAAGAGAAATCCACCACTAACTGTCATCACCAAACCACCAGGCAGTGAAAAAGCGACAACAGCAATGTAGGCAAGGATGAAGATCAGAGGGGCTGCTACTGCATAGGCCGACACCCACTCCAGCAACAGCGCACGATGCTCACTTAAAACATCAAAGCTGAGGTGTCGGCCCAGATCGAAATAGAGGGACAATGCCAGCACTACGCCAATAGCCAACAGGGGAAATATACGTCTCAGCAAATCACTCTCTCTCTTCTTCATATCTATTTTCATCATCCTCTTGGTCGAACAAACACGTCCGAGATTACACATAAATCGAAACAGATATTCCACAAGCTGTAACGAGTTCGCTACACTGCGCCCCTTTGCAGGAGTAGCCCACATGAGTTTGCAGTCAGAAATCGAGAAACGTCGCACCTTCGGTATCATTTCACACCCGGATGCCGGTAAAACCACGCTGACTGAAAAGCTGCTGATGTTCGGTGGCGCGATTCAGATGGCCGGTGCCGTCAAAGCCCGTAAAGCCACTCGCCATGCCACCTCAGACTGGATGAAGATTGAGCAGGAGCGTGGCATCTCGGTCGCCTCTTCCGTTATGAAGTTCAATTATAAGATCGATAAAAAAGACTTTGAGATCAATCTGCTTGATACGCCGGGCCATCAGGATTTTTCCGAGGATACCTATCGTGTTCTCACCGCTGTTGATTCAGCCATGATGGTGATCGATTCAGGTAAGGGCGTAGAACCACAGACTGAAAAGCTGATGGAGGTGTGCCGCATGCGTAACACCCCTATCGTCACCTTTATCAACAAACTCGACCGCGAAGGTCTGGAGCCACTCGATATCCTCGCCGATATTGAGGAGAAGCTGCAGATCGAGTGCGCCCCGATGACCTGGCCCATTGGCATGGGGAAATCATTCAAGGGGGTTTATAACCTCTATAAGAAGGAGCTGAACCTCTTCAAGGCTGGTTCTGAAACCGCTGATATCAAGGTGGTTCATATCGAAGACCTGAACGACCCCAAGCTAGATGAACTACTAGGGCCTCAGGCTGATGAACTGCGCGACAACATTGAACTGCTTGAAGGGGCTGCCGACCCATTTGATCTCGAACACTTTCTGGCTGGCAGTCAGTCACCGGTATTCTTCGGCTCTGCCGTTAACAACTTCGGTGTTAAAGAGCTGCTCGATGCCTTCTGTGAATTTGCCCCCCACCCTGGCCCGCGCAAGGCGGTGGAACGAGCCGTGAATCCTGATGAAAAGGATTTCTCCGGCTTCTGCTTTAAGATTCAGGCAAACATGGATCCGGCGCATCGCGACCGCATCGCATTCTTCCGAATCTGCTCCGGAAAATTCGAGAAAGGCATGAGCGTGCGTCACCATCGCATTAATAAGGATGTCAAAATCGCCAATGCAGTGATCTTCATGTCACAGGATCGCGCTCATGTCGAAGAGGCATATGCAGGTGACATCATCGGCATTCACAACCACGGCACGATCAAGATTGGTGATACCTTCACCACGAAGGAGCAACTGAAATTTACCGGCATTCCGAATTTTGCACCGGAACTGTTCCGTCGCGTGCGCCTGAAAGATCCGATGAAGCGCAAGCAGCTGCACAAGGGGTTGATCCAGCTTTCCGAAGAGGGTGCCGTGCAGGTATTCAAAACCAATCTTGGTGGCGACTACATCTTAGGCGCTGTAGGCGTACTGCAGTTCGATGTGACCGTTGCACGGCTGAATGCGGAATATAAGGTGGATGCCGATTATGTCGGCACCGATTTCCAGATCGCGCGCTGGATCACCTGTGATGACGAGAAGAAACTAGCCGAATTCACCCGACTGTTTGACTCAGCATTGGCAGAAGATGCAGATGGCTTCCTCGCCTATCTGGCACCAAGTGCTTGGAAACTCAACTACACCGAAGAGCAGTGGCCTGAGATCACCTTCCATAAGACGCGAGAGCACATATAAATCAGACACTGATGGACGCAGATATTCGCAGATAGAAACTTTGAAAACAGTGGGTATCGTTCACTGATCTTCCCTGCATTTCTTATGCTTATCTTTATCTATGCCCGCAAGGTGAATTGCGCTTGCGCAAGAGAGGTTGCCCTGGGGGATCGGCGTAAATCAGTGTCTAAAAAATTGCATAGGACAGCTTGGAACAGGCTCGCTACACTTGCCGCATGTATGATACATATGATGAAGAACACGAAAACATCGGGCGGCTGAACAAGACCCAGCAAAAGCGCGAAATTGCAGAACTTCATGATCTGGCCAAGAGCCTCTCCAAGCTGGATCCTGTAGCTCTTGAAAAAATGGATCTGCCTAAAGAGCTGCTCCAGGCTCTGATTGCGGTGCAAGGCATGAAACACACCGCTGAAAAGCGGCAGTTCAAGTTTATTGTTAAACTTCTACGCCAGATTGAAACCGAATCATTCCATGAAACCATTGCAGAACTTGATGCAAAGAAAGAGGAGCAGGATAAAAACTTTCACCGCACCGAACGATGGCGCGATCGTCTGATCGCAGAGGGTCAGGGTGCAATGACTGAGTTTATGGATATCTACCCGCAAGCTGATGCTAGCCAGATCAGGCAGTTGGTTCGCAATATCAACAAAGAGATCGCGCAGAACAAACCGCATAAATCTTCCCGCGTTCTCTTCCGGCTTCTTCGCGATGTTATCTGCCAATAACAGGGTAGTATAACATTCATTTATTTGCGCCATTTGTGTTAGAATAATCACCATTCAACCATGAGAGGTTCATCATGAAACGCATCCTCACTCCGGCACTATCCATTTTTCTAGCTATTGGACTCATCTCCTGTGGCGATAGTGGCGATGGCATTGTCGGCAAAACAATGCAGAACATTGCAAATGAGTCTCTTCCCGGGGCCGATATTGTCCGCACGGAGTGCGGTTCATGTCATTACCTCGACAAAACTGTCCGCAAGGTCGGCCCATCACTCATGGGTATCTATGGTCAAGCTCCCAGAACCAAGGGCATCCCCTTTGAAAAATGGGATGAGGCTTCACTGGATGCATGGATTGAAAACCCGACTGCTGTACACCCTGAAACACGCATGAAGATCCCTGGCATCAAGGATGCAGAAAAACGTGCACTTATCATCGAGTACCTGAAACAGATTTAAGGCTTCTGCTTTTCAATCGATCGCTGATGAGAGGCCTTCAATCATAATAAACAACATCATCCTGAATTTAACATAGAGCACCGTGATCAGCGTGGCGCTTATGGCCGTGATCGACAACGGATGCATCGTTGAATTTTTCATTACCAGTCGTGGCATCAGTATTGCGCCACCCATAACGCCGGAACCGATCGACTGTAAAATCACCAGAAAAACTTTAATGGCAGGTATTGATGGCACTGCATCCAGGCTACCGAATATCACCAGCGTCAGTGCCACAAACCCCACCCACGGTAGATAGATAAAAAGGTATTCGATAAAGCTGATCTGCACATCTTTACGTCGTCCCAGAAAGATGATCGCAATGGCGATCAAGTTGGCTGGCACCAGATAGAAAAGAAAAGAGACAAGATAATCGTTCATGCAGGCAAGCTCCCTCCTGTATTGACCTGTTTGCTGATGCTATGCTTCGAAGCCAGTAAACGGAAACTTATAAAGTAGTGTGTGGAGAACCCATCTGATGATCAAAAAATTCGGTCTATTTCCGATCTTTCTTCTGATTGCAGCAATAGGCATGGTTGCGTTCGGTGCTTATAACCTGAACAAGATGCCGGAAACGAAGTACCCAATGTTCAATGCCGAATTCTCGCTGCACAGTGGCAGTGGTTCGGTCTCATTCAATGATCTTGCCGGCAAGGTCAGCGTGGTATTCTTCGGTTACACCCACTGCCCCGATGTCTGCCCAGCCACACTGGTCAATTTCGGCCATGCATTGAAGATGCTGGGTGATGAGGAGCGCAGCAAGGTGCGTGCAGTTTTCATCTCGCTGGATCACGAGCGTGATACGCCTGAAATGGTTTCAAAATACACCCGCTTCTTTCATCCTGAGATCATCGGCCTGACCGGTAACGAAGCAGAGGTTGCCGCTGCAGCCAAAGCATTCATGGTTCCCAGCGAAAAGAATGCACCAAATGCCAAGGGTAACTACACCATGAACCACGGCACCTATCTCTACGTGGTCCGCCCTGACGGCAAACTGGGTGAGTTAGCCAGCCACCAGGACAGCGCGGAAAAGATCGTGGCCTCCCTGCGCAAATGGATCAAGTGGGCTGAATAATCTCTGGGAGTTAACCTGCTTCTTTTGAAGCCTTATATCTTCAAGAGGCATACCCCTCGCCGCTTCCGGCGGTGGTCTCAAGGGGTGGTGCAGTCATTCAGGTTGGCAAGAAAGTAGCGGGGATCTTGTTCAATCGGGGTAGATCACATTACCTCGAATCATCACATCATTACCCAGCTTACGATATTTGATATCTGCCAGTCGAAGCGCATGATCCAGCGTCTCCACCCCTGTACCATTCCAGAGTGAAACTGCATCACGGCCGCCGATCAGGATTGGCGCCTGATAGAGCACCACCTCACTGGTGAAATGAGCGTCGAAAAATGAGGCGTGCAAACAACCACCACCCTCCAGAAGCAGGTGAAGATATCCGTCCTGAGCCAGATGTTTGAGGATTGCGTCGAGCGAATTCAACTTCTCGATCTGGACGCCCGCCTCTCGCCATTTTTCGGTATGTTCGTTGAAACTGCGCACATAAAAACGTGTTGGGGCATCATCAGAGAGCAGTTTACTCTCCTGAGAAAAATGCGGCGTCTCAAAGCAGAGCACCACCCTGAGAGGGACACTCCCCTTCACCTCGACATCGCGCACCGTCAGTGAAGGGTTGTCAAAATGGAGTGTTCCAGCGCCAACAACAATCGCATCAACCTGAGCTCTTATTGCCTGCGCATGCAGGCGTGACTCTGGCCCACTGATCCACTGCGAATGCTGGCTGTGCGTGGCAAGCTTACCATCTAGCGAAATGGCGGCCTTGGCTGTCACATAGGGACGCCCTGTCTTCATATAATGGAAAAATGGCAGATTCAGCTTGTCAGCCTCATCCTTCATAAAGCCGCCGATCACATTGATACGGGCAGCGACTAACACCTTGGCTCCTCCCGCCATTTTCGGGTTTGGATCAGATGATGCGTATATAACATCTGTTATGCCGGAGCTTCGGATGGCATCGGTACAGGCGGGGGTCCGGCCATGGGCAGCACAAGGCTCCAGTGTCACATAGAGTGTCGCACCCTGCGCATTTTCACCGGCCTTCTCAATCGCCATCGCTTCGGCATGCAATCCGCCCGGATATGCGTGCCATCCCTCGCCCACAACCTCGCCGCTTTTGCCTACCACCACAGCACCCACGCGCGGATTCGGATGCGTCGAACCAATGCCTCGCTTGGCGAGCTCAATGGCACGCTGCATAAAGGGTTCGTGATGTTTCCGCTCAGGCTCAGTCAACATGCGATCAGCATGGCGGTTTCCATTTTCCAAATCAAGTCGAAAAACCTCTGGTTGAGAGGGGATGCAACAATTTCCAATAGTGCTTAGGTTTCCCCCATGCTGATCGTTATTTCACCTGCCAAAAAACTCGATTTCAAAGCGCCTGCGCCCGTTGCCGATTTCACCCAGCCGGATCTCCTGATCCATGCTGCCGAGCTGATTACTCTCATGCAGGAGAAGGACAGCTTTGAGATTGGCGACTTGATGAAGCTCTCAATGAATCTAGCCGACCTGAATATGGAGCGGTTTCAACAGTGGCATACCCCGTTCACATCAGAGAACGCCAAACAGGCGATCTTTGCCTTCAGCGGCGATGTCTACCAGGGACTGGATGCAAGCTCTCTGGACGCTGAGGCAGTTGCATTCATGCAGCAGCACCTGCGCATCCTCTCGGGGCTCTACGGCACGTTGCGCCCGCTTGACTTGATGCAACCCTACCGCCTTGAGATGGGCACAAGGCTTGCCAATGATCGCGGTCGCAATCTTTACGAGTTCTGGGGCGACATCATCACCGACAGCGTGAACAGCGCGCTGGCTGAACAGGGTGATGATATCCTGATCAACCTCGCCTCCAGCGAATATTTCAGCTCGATCAAAACAGCCAACATCAACGGGACCATCATCACACCTGTGTTCAAAGAGCTGCGCAAAGGTGCATACCGTATCATCAGCTTCAACGCCAAAAAGGCGCGCGGCTATATGAGCAGGTATATGATTGAAAACAGGCTAACAAACCCCGAGGAGCTCAAGGCATTCGATGTCGCTGATTATGCCTTCAATGCCGACCTCTCATCATCCAGCGAGTTTGTCTTTACGCGCTGATAGCTGCCTAGCCATAGAAGCAAACTGGAATTTGAGATGCTTCCATGGATGTGTATATATAGTTGGTTCTCTCTCCTTTCTTGCATGCCCCTCATAAAAAAGGGCGCAGCTTTCGCCACACCCTCTGTTTTAATGCTCACACGGCTACTTATGCAGTAGCTGCTGCCAGCGCCTGATCGATATCGGCAAGAATGTCGTCGATATGTTCAATGCCGATGCAAAGGCGAATCATATCTGGCGTTACACCTGCCGTAACCAACTCCTCTTCGGTCAGCTGACGGTGCGTG comes from Mariprofundus aestuarium and encodes:
- a CDS encoding OmpP1/FadL family transporter — translated: MKRNILLVSMLFAGISTAQAGGYMVGEMSSRATGMASAFTAVADDASAAWHNPAGVAFTTGKQLMLGSNVILTSNDFTTNTSNPLHPAATKAKNGTFFVPHAYFTYWDEGSSLGASLSINSPFGLETSWPSTAVFSSKNTFSRINMVMVNPSVIFKASDRLSFAAGVDYAYVNKVDLNNTAQLLSGKGDGWGGNASIFYKGDGFNFGVTYRSRIKVDIKNGLITGGPALAAVPVIGPLLVGATTTGNTSLTLPDQVNVGFAFMPNEQWTLSFDADWVNWKTFKEIRIQYTPSTLSTVLTGGTNVNTIPENWKATVDLRVGAEWKYLPNMRARFGYIFSPTPIKDVDFSPSIPGNDRHIVSIGHGYDFTPDTTLDLAYAYVHINKREQTQSTGGTNALKNGTYKGNAHILMASINHSF
- a CDS encoding dihydrolipoyl dehydrogenase family protein, producing the protein MDLIKVDICVIGAGSGGLSVAAGASQMGANVVLIEKGEMGGDCLNTGCVPSKALLAAAHAAQTIREAGQFGLKAGEPSTDWQDVHRHLHEVIDAIAPNDSQERFEGLGVNVIRATASFEDEQTVRAGDQLIRAKYFVLATGSSPFVPPIDGLDQVSYFTNENIFENRDAVEHLIVVGGGPIGIEMAQAFRRLGAKVTVVEMARLLVKDDPELARVVIDRLSEEGVLFYEGGRNLKLGRTQEGQVAIHCETDAGAQCATGSHLLIATGRRANVNGLNLEAAAISYTPHGVEVDARLRTSNRRVFAIGDVAGPYQFTHMASYQAGVVLRNMLFKLPAKVDYSAVPWVTYSDPELAHVGVSEADATKEGKVVRVLRWSFSENDRAQAERRTEGMIKVITTPKGLILGASIVGPHAGELIQPWVLAISQKMKVGAMASMIAPYPTLAEANKRIAGSFYSDKLFSSTVRRLVRLLMEF
- a CDS encoding TVP38/TMEM64 family protein, with amino-acid sequence MAIGVVLALSLYFDLGRHLSFDVLSEHRALLLEWVSAYAVAAPLIFILAYIAVVAFSLPGGLVMTVSGGFLFGALPGGLYSVTGATIGAVALFLVAKTSIGDYLLARAGQSVKKMQAGFAENALSYMFVLRLVPIFPFFLVNLVPAFLGVPLRVYFIATFFGIIPATFVYALAGSGLGSVLDRGEGITMRGVMTPEVVGALLGLALLSLTPVIYKHFRKPAIEEIQ
- a CDS encoding peptide chain release factor 3, encoding MSLQSEIEKRRTFGIISHPDAGKTTLTEKLLMFGGAIQMAGAVKARKATRHATSDWMKIEQERGISVASSVMKFNYKIDKKDFEINLLDTPGHQDFSEDTYRVLTAVDSAMMVIDSGKGVEPQTEKLMEVCRMRNTPIVTFINKLDREGLEPLDILADIEEKLQIECAPMTWPIGMGKSFKGVYNLYKKELNLFKAGSETADIKVVHIEDLNDPKLDELLGPQADELRDNIELLEGAADPFDLEHFLAGSQSPVFFGSAVNNFGVKELLDAFCEFAPHPGPRKAVERAVNPDEKDFSGFCFKIQANMDPAHRDRIAFFRICSGKFEKGMSVRHHRINKDVKIANAVIFMSQDRAHVEEAYAGDIIGIHNHGTIKIGDTFTTKEQLKFTGIPNFAPELFRRVRLKDPMKRKQLHKGLIQLSEEGAVQVFKTNLGGDYILGAVGVLQFDVTVARLNAEYKVDADYVGTDFQIARWITCDDEKKLAEFTRLFDSALAEDADGFLAYLAPSAWKLNYTEEQWPEITFHKTREHI
- the yjgA gene encoding ribosome biogenesis factor YjgA produces the protein MYDTYDEEHENIGRLNKTQQKREIAELHDLAKSLSKLDPVALEKMDLPKELLQALIAVQGMKHTAEKRQFKFIVKLLRQIETESFHETIAELDAKKEEQDKNFHRTERWRDRLIAEGQGAMTEFMDIYPQADASQIRQLVRNINKEIAQNKPHKSSRVLFRLLRDVICQ
- a CDS encoding c-type cytochrome; this translates as MKRILTPALSIFLAIGLISCGDSGDGIVGKTMQNIANESLPGADIVRTECGSCHYLDKTVRKVGPSLMGIYGQAPRTKGIPFEKWDEASLDAWIENPTAVHPETRMKIPGIKDAEKRALIIEYLKQI
- a CDS encoding SCO family protein, with product MIKKFGLFPIFLLIAAIGMVAFGAYNLNKMPETKYPMFNAEFSLHSGSGSVSFNDLAGKVSVVFFGYTHCPDVCPATLVNFGHALKMLGDEERSKVRAVFISLDHERDTPEMVSKYTRFFHPEIIGLTGNEAEVAAAAKAFMVPSEKNAPNAKGNYTMNHGTYLYVVRPDGKLGELASHQDSAEKIVASLRKWIKWAE
- the ribD gene encoding bifunctional diaminohydroxyphosphoribosylaminopyrimidine deaminase/5-amino-6-(5-phosphoribosylamino)uracil reductase RibD; this translates as MLTEPERKHHEPFMQRAIELAKRGIGSTHPNPRVGAVVVGKSGEVVGEGWHAYPGGLHAEAMAIEKAGENAQGATLYVTLEPCAAHGRTPACTDAIRSSGITDVIYASSDPNPKMAGGAKVLVAARINVIGGFMKDEADKLNLPFFHYMKTGRPYVTAKAAISLDGKLATHSQHSQWISGPESRLHAQAIRAQVDAIVVGAGTLHFDNPSLTVRDVEVKGSVPLRVVLCFETPHFSQESKLLSDDAPTRFYVRSFNEHTEKWREAGVQIEKLNSLDAILKHLAQDGYLHLLLEGGGCLHASFFDAHFTSEVVLYQAPILIGGRDAVSLWNGTGVETLDHALRLADIKYRKLGNDVMIRGNVIYPD
- the yaaA gene encoding peroxide stress protein YaaA, which encodes MLIVISPAKKLDFKAPAPVADFTQPDLLIHAAELITLMQEKDSFEIGDLMKLSMNLADLNMERFQQWHTPFTSENAKQAIFAFSGDVYQGLDASSLDAEAVAFMQQHLRILSGLYGTLRPLDLMQPYRLEMGTRLANDRGRNLYEFWGDIITDSVNSALAEQGDDILINLASSEYFSSIKTANINGTIITPVFKELRKGAYRIISFNAKKARGYMSRYMIENRLTNPEELKAFDVADYAFNADLSSSSEFVFTR